The Chlamydiota bacterium genomic interval AAATCGTTACTCACACGTGCATGTCCAAAACAGTTACCATGATGCTTATTCAATACAGCAAATAATGCGTTGGTTCCATGGGGACACTGTGCATCAACATCTACACCCTGTCGTAAAATAAATCTCATAATTTCTATATAACAACTACCAGCTGCACGCATTAAAGGAGTATGGCCTTCATTGTCTTGATGGTTAATACCTGCACCATACTCAATCAAAAACTCAACAGAAGTAGGATCACCTTTTATAAATGCACAGGTTAAAGCAGTCCACCCTTTATAGTTTTGCAGCGCAACATCTGCACCTGCATCTAATAAAAGCTTCACAATATCTGCATGACCATCTATT includes:
- a CDS encoding Actin-binding protein; this encodes MKKIIVCSFGLFVSIFFTVCAMEKSREEQKLNRALFKSIKRNDVDAVKKLLDDGADLDARDDTGKTPLMAASHSKYTDACKFLLEMAADVNQQSDSGSTALMLAAIDGHADIVKLLLDAGADVALQNYKGWTALTCAFIKGDPTSVEFLIEYGAGINHQDNEGHTPLMRAAGSCYIEIMRFILRQGVDVDAQCPHGTNALFAVLNKHHGNCFGHARVSND